The nucleotide window CTAGTGTTTCTACTGTGTTTCGGTATTCTGCGAATATTATTATTCGTTTGCTTCCTTTTTTGATTTCTTTTTTTGTTGTCTCTATTGTTTTGTCGAGTTTTGGGTTTTCTATGTTTTTTATTGCTTTCTTGATTTTTGGATATTCCTTTCTTCTGCATATTCTTTCAGCGGCTTTTGAGTCATCGTCTTCAAGTTGTTTTATGTATCTCTGTAGTGATTGGGGGCCCTGACTTGTTAACAGGTCTTTCATGTGGCTTGTTTTTATGCATGATGCGACGTATGAAAGGCCTTGGTATATATAACCACTTCTTCCTTGGCTTAGTTGTTTTTGAAACCTGCTTTGGACCTCTAGTAATGCTTTTTTACTAACGTTATCCGGCTTCATATGCCGGACCTGTTTGGTGTACTGTCCTAACCTATCGAGGTAGTCGCCTAATATGTCGGTTAGGGCTTGTTCAACCAAAGACATCTCTAGTGGTTTCTCTATCTCTATCCAATCGATATCCATCTCACCTATATATGGCTGGACGTCATCGCTCCACTCTCCTCTGATCGAGACATTCTCTATCCTTAATACCTCGCTTACCTCTCTTAACCTATCTATATCGCTTCCGGGGGATGCTGTTAGCCCTAATGTCTGTGGTGTGGTTGCTTGACTACAATACCTATCGGCGACGGTTCGGTAGGCATAATCACCTACAGCGCGATGGGCTTCATCGAAAACCAGTAATGAATATTCTGTTAGGTTGAGACGGTTGTTTTCTAAGTCGTTTCCTACGGTTTGAGGGGTTGCGATAAAAACGCCTTTTTCACTCCAAACATCTTCCCGCTCCCTAGGGCTATAGAGTTCTCCAGTAACCAAAAAGACATCTGTATCGACCAACATTTTCTCTAAAAAACCCTGGTGTTGTTCACACAAAGGCTTGGTTGGAGACATCATTAAGACCGGGCCTTCTTGAAGGCGTTCGGCAACTAAAAAACCAGCTATAACGGTTTTACCAAGACCTGTAGGCAAAATAATCAATGAGTTTTGGTCTTTACATTCCCTATATATATTAACTTGGTATTCACGTTCCTCGACAACATCTCTATCAACAAAATCAAGTGTTTCCAACAAACCCATATGCAAACCAATGAGAAATAAGTGTTCAAGTTAGTTGTGGTTTTTGGGTGACATCCAGACCTGACTTAAAGAGGAAAAGGGGGTGTTAGGGCCTAGGTCGGGGTATGTAGAATATTTATTTAGTTGGTTGGGGTTTCTAGTCAAATAGAACTATATTTATTTGAGTAATAGTTTTAGGCGGTTAAGTAATGAGCTAAATGTGTTTTTAGTAAAAATGATAATGAAATTAGGTTGGTTGTGGTAATTTTGGAAACTATTATATTGATTGTTCATCTTGCTTTGTTTGCAGCGGTTATATTCTGGATGAGTAAGGATTTACGGGAGAGAGAGGTTGAAACACG belongs to Methanonatronarchaeum sp. AMET-Sl and includes:
- a CDS encoding helicase-related protein gives rise to the protein MGLLETLDFVDRDVVEEREYQVNIYRECKDQNSLIILPTGLGKTVIAGFLVAERLQEGPVLMMSPTKPLCEQHQGFLEKMLVDTDVFLVTGELYSPREREDVWSEKGVFIATPQTVGNDLENNRLNLTEYSLLVFDEAHRAVGDYAYRTVADRYCSQATTPQTLGLTASPGSDIDRLREVSEVLRIENVSIRGEWSDDVQPYIGEMDIDWIEIEKPLEMSLVEQALTDILGDYLDRLGQYTKQVRHMKPDNVSKKALLEVQSRFQKQLSQGRSGYIYQGLSYVASCIKTSHMKDLLTSQGPQSLQRYIKQLEDDDSKAAERICRRKEYPKIKKAIKNIENPKLDKTIETTKKEIKKGSKRIIIFAEYRNTVETLVETLNKNPEIKARKFIGQAESHGKTGMTQQQQKNRLNRFREGEFNVLVSTRIGEEGIDIPQTSLVLFYEPVPSAVRLIQRKGRTARDGSFGKVIILIMKGSQDEAYYWKSKKDQKKMYKIAYQLKNELNNHNQTKKQQTKKQSQLDRYT